The following proteins are encoded in a genomic region of Leifsonia psychrotolerans:
- the tmk gene encoding dTMP kinase — MVTGFFITIEGGDGSGKSTQAQLLTDWLEQHGHTVMRTREPGGTEVGVEIREIVLHHPGEIAPRAEALLYAADRAHHIATKVRPALARGEIVIQDRYIDSSVAYQGAGRVLGATEVRELSLWATDGLLPDLTILLDLDETVARARLNAANKRFDRLEAEKNEFHARVRAAFLELAAAEPTRFLVTDAAAPVDTIAAILRARVAELLS, encoded by the coding sequence ATCGTGACCGGTTTTTTCATCACTATTGAGGGCGGCGACGGGTCAGGCAAGTCGACCCAGGCTCAGCTGCTGACCGACTGGTTGGAGCAGCACGGGCATACCGTGATGCGCACCCGTGAGCCGGGCGGCACCGAGGTGGGCGTCGAGATCCGTGAGATCGTGCTGCACCACCCCGGCGAAATCGCGCCGCGCGCCGAGGCGTTGCTTTATGCAGCCGACCGCGCTCACCACATCGCGACAAAGGTCCGCCCGGCGCTGGCGCGTGGGGAGATCGTGATTCAAGATCGCTACATCGACTCGTCGGTTGCCTATCAGGGGGCCGGGCGCGTGCTCGGCGCCACCGAGGTGCGCGAGCTCTCGCTCTGGGCGACCGATGGGCTGTTGCCCGATCTGACGATCCTGCTCGACCTGGACGAAACTGTCGCGCGCGCCCGGCTGAACGCTGCGAATAAGCGTTTCGACCGGCTTGAGGCCGAGAAGAATGAGTTCCACGCCCGGGTGCGGGCCGCGTTCCTCGAACTCGCAGCGGCTGAGCCCACCCGGTTTCTGGTCACGGATGCCGCTGCCCCTGTTGACACGATCGCCGCGATTCTGCGGGCTCGCGTCGCCGAACTACTGTCCTAG
- a CDS encoding DNA polymerase III subunit delta', translated as MAVWDDLTGQAEAIAIFRAAAARTTTGDGASGATTESASMTHAWLITGPPGSGRSNLAFAFATALLSPGTPEGDEAARRQVDARTHPDLTILSTEGVIIKMETVKEVVARSQYSPSLSRYRVIVVEDADRMVERTSNVLLKALEEPPERTVWILCAPSEADLLPTIRSRVRSVRLGVPSIEEVAALLSKRTGVDADTAERCARQAQSHIGMAVRLATNAEARARREETLRAALGIRGVSSAVVTAARLLAIAGDDAKSFTAEQDAAERAGVLRSLGVEPGQAVPPGLRGQLKALEDDQKRRATRSLRDGIDRILVDLASLYRDVMMVQLGRESTIINRELAAELRVASSATEPAGTLATLDAIALARHRIESNVAPALALEAMLVTAIRR; from the coding sequence ATGGCAGTTTGGGACGACCTGACAGGGCAGGCCGAGGCGATCGCCATTTTTCGTGCCGCAGCGGCTCGCACGACGACCGGCGACGGCGCATCCGGTGCGACGACCGAGTCCGCATCGATGACGCACGCCTGGCTGATTACGGGGCCGCCCGGATCTGGCCGCTCGAACCTCGCGTTTGCATTCGCGACGGCACTGCTCAGCCCCGGCACGCCCGAGGGCGATGAGGCCGCCCGCCGCCAAGTCGACGCCCGCACGCATCCGGACCTCACGATCTTGTCAACCGAGGGCGTCATCATCAAGATGGAGACCGTCAAAGAGGTCGTCGCTCGCTCGCAGTATTCGCCGTCGCTCTCGCGCTACCGGGTGATTGTGGTCGAAGATGCCGACCGCATGGTGGAACGCACATCGAACGTGCTTTTGAAGGCGCTTGAAGAGCCGCCCGAGCGTACCGTGTGGATTCTCTGTGCGCCGAGCGAAGCAGATTTGCTGCCCACAATTCGTTCACGCGTGCGGTCGGTTCGCCTTGGAGTTCCGAGCATCGAGGAGGTCGCCGCCCTGCTGTCGAAGCGCACCGGGGTCGACGCCGACACTGCCGAGCGCTGTGCACGGCAGGCGCAGAGCCACATCGGTATGGCCGTGCGCCTCGCCACCAATGCCGAGGCGCGAGCCCGGCGTGAAGAGACGTTGCGGGCGGCTCTCGGTATTCGGGGGGTGTCGAGCGCGGTCGTGACCGCTGCGCGTCTGCTGGCGATCGCCGGAGACGACGCCAAGTCGTTCACCGCCGAGCAGGATGCCGCCGAGCGTGCCGGCGTGCTGCGTTCGCTGGGCGTCGAGCCGGGTCAGGCCGTTCCACCCGGGCTCCGCGGGCAGTTGAAGGCGCTGGAAGACGATCAGAAACGGCGAGCGACACGCAGCCTACGCGATGGAATCGACCGCATCCTCGTCGATCTCGCCTCGCTCTATCGCGACGTGATGATGGTGCAGCTCGGGCGTGAGAGCACCATCATCAATCGGGAGCTTGCCGCGGAGTTGCGTGTGGCAAGTAGCGCGACCGAGCCGGCCGGAACTTTGGCCACGCTTGACGCGATCGCACTCGCCCGCCACCGAATCGAATCGAATGTTGCCCCGGCACTCGCGTTGGAGGCCATGCTGGTGACGGCGATCCGTCGCTAG
- a CDS encoding TadE family type IV pilus minor pilin has translation MVLPAVVLVLACCLAAIQVVGQQVRLTDAAVVAARMLGRGESLDSAAAAVQASIAGAELRTEHQGDLVCALLQKPSGFGPFARAGVTVTARSCAPSGGL, from the coding sequence GTGGTCCTTCCCGCCGTCGTGCTCGTGCTCGCCTGCTGTTTGGCTGCGATCCAGGTGGTCGGTCAGCAGGTGCGACTCACCGATGCCGCGGTGGTTGCCGCACGGATGCTCGGTCGTGGTGAGAGTCTCGACAGCGCGGCCGCTGCGGTGCAAGCGTCGATCGCCGGTGCGGAGCTCCGCACCGAGCACCAGGGGGATCTAGTCTGCGCACTCCTGCAGAAGCCGAGCGGTTTTGGTCCCTTCGCCCGTGCCGGCGTGACCGTGACAGCGCGCTCCTGCGCGCCGAGCGGGGGACTCTGA
- the topA gene encoding type I DNA topoisomerase, producing MPGTKKLVIVESPTKMKSIAGYLGDGYEVLSSVGHIRDLIEPKNLPPELKKGPLGKFSVDVDNGFEPYYVVSDAKKKTVAELKRALKNADELLLATDEDREGEAIAWHLLQVLQPKVPVKRMVFHEITKDAILAAKDNTRDLDTALVDAQETRRILDRIYGYEISPVLWRKVGPGLSAGRVQSAATRLVVERERERLAFVAAGYWDLIAQLAPSGAERDKEFAAKLVRLNGERIASGSDFDDTGTLKPGVKAATLDEASAVALAAALREPGVPLTVSKVASKPYRRSPAAPFTTSTLQQEAARKLRFTARQTMSVAQSLYENGYITYMRTDSPSLSQQAITAARTQATALYGAETIPDKPRVYKGKSKNAQEAHEAIRPSGDTFRTPASLSGSLRGNDFKLYDLIWKRTVASQMADATGSTASVTIEAGPTGQAAHPAASGARAEFSASGTVITFRGFLLAYEEGRDEERNAPTDATESKLPPLTEGQTLTLADVEAKGHETTPPARFTEASLVKKLEELGIGRPSTYASIISTITDRGYVTPRGQSLIPNWIAFSVVRLLEDFFGDLVEYDFTAEMENDLDRIADGEADRVDWLNSFYFGSDKHRGLRQVVDNLGEIDPRVINSVRISDDITLRIGKYGPYLEVIEPDADPDVTPRRVNIPPDLAPDELTAAKARELIDAPVVTDRVIGVNPVNGKNVVAKDGRFGPYVTEVDPEPAADATAATDAAAAAATTATTLADGSVVDPATGEVSEAAAKPKKKAPAKKAATAKARTASIFKSMDLATIDLDTALRLLDLPRVVGSDPETGTEILAQNGKFGPYLKKGVDTRSLTSEDQIFDIDLAGAIELYAQPKYGARRASSALKEFEAPDPESGKAIKIKDGRFGAYVTDGVTNATIPKAETVEDVDFDRAVQLLADKRAKGPAKKAPAKKAAAKKPAAKKAPAKKAPAKKAPAKKAAAGKAAVTRAAVVKTPEEKAAIAAKAAATRARNAATKAAEAGAAS from the coding sequence GTGCCAGGCACTAAGAAGCTGGTCATTGTTGAGTCGCCGACCAAGATGAAGTCGATTGCGGGCTATCTGGGCGACGGCTATGAGGTGTTGTCCTCTGTCGGACACATTCGCGACCTGATCGAGCCCAAGAACTTGCCCCCCGAGCTCAAGAAGGGGCCGCTGGGTAAGTTCTCTGTCGACGTCGACAACGGGTTTGAGCCGTATTACGTCGTCTCCGACGCCAAGAAGAAGACCGTCGCCGAGCTCAAGCGGGCGTTGAAGAACGCCGACGAACTCCTCCTCGCAACTGATGAGGACCGCGAGGGCGAGGCCATCGCGTGGCACCTCCTGCAGGTCTTGCAGCCCAAGGTGCCGGTCAAGCGCATGGTGTTCCACGAGATCACCAAAGACGCCATCCTTGCCGCAAAAGACAACACCCGCGACCTCGACACCGCCCTTGTTGACGCGCAGGAAACCCGTCGCATTCTCGACCGGATTTACGGATACGAAATTTCTCCCGTGCTCTGGCGCAAGGTCGGCCCCGGTCTGTCCGCCGGGCGCGTGCAGTCCGCAGCCACCCGTCTCGTGGTCGAGCGTGAGCGGGAACGCCTCGCGTTTGTCGCAGCAGGTTACTGGGACCTGATCGCACAGCTGGCACCGTCGGGCGCGGAGCGCGACAAAGAATTTGCTGCGAAACTCGTGCGTCTGAACGGCGAACGCATCGCCTCCGGCAGCGATTTCGACGACACCGGCACTCTCAAGCCCGGCGTGAAGGCGGCGACCCTCGACGAGGCATCCGCCGTTGCGCTCGCCGCAGCGCTGCGCGAACCGGGCGTTCCGCTCACGGTCAGCAAAGTCGCTTCGAAGCCGTACCGCCGCAGCCCGGCCGCCCCGTTCACGACCTCGACCCTGCAGCAGGAGGCGGCGCGCAAGTTGCGCTTCACCGCACGCCAGACCATGAGCGTCGCGCAGTCGCTGTACGAAAACGGGTACATCACCTATATGCGTACCGACTCGCCGTCGCTCTCACAGCAGGCGATCACCGCTGCGCGCACCCAGGCCACGGCGCTCTACGGCGCCGAAACGATTCCGGACAAACCTCGTGTCTACAAGGGCAAGAGCAAGAACGCCCAGGAAGCCCACGAAGCCATTCGCCCCTCGGGCGATACGTTCCGCACCCCCGCGTCGCTTTCCGGCAGCCTGCGCGGCAACGACTTCAAGCTCTACGACCTCATCTGGAAGCGCACAGTCGCTTCACAAATGGCGGATGCGACGGGTTCGACGGCGTCTGTCACCATCGAGGCCGGCCCGACCGGGCAGGCCGCGCACCCCGCGGCATCCGGTGCCCGGGCCGAATTCTCGGCCAGCGGTACGGTCATCACGTTCCGGGGCTTCCTGCTCGCCTACGAGGAAGGCCGGGACGAGGAGCGCAACGCGCCCACCGATGCGACCGAATCGAAGCTGCCGCCGCTGACCGAAGGCCAGACGCTCACGCTGGCCGATGTCGAGGCCAAGGGCCACGAGACCACCCCGCCGGCGCGTTTCACCGAGGCCAGCCTGGTCAAGAAGCTCGAGGAGCTCGGCATTGGCCGCCCCTCGACCTACGCGTCGATCATCTCGACCATCACCGACCGCGGTTATGTCACGCCGCGCGGCCAGTCGCTCATTCCGAACTGGATCGCGTTCTCGGTGGTGCGCCTGCTCGAAGACTTCTTCGGGGATCTGGTCGAATACGACTTCACCGCTGAAATGGAAAACGACCTCGACCGCATCGCCGACGGCGAGGCCGACCGGGTTGACTGGCTGAACAGCTTCTACTTCGGCTCGGACAAGCACCGCGGCCTCCGCCAGGTCGTCGACAACCTCGGCGAGATCGACCCGCGCGTCATTAACTCGGTGCGGATCTCCGATGACATCACGTTGCGCATCGGCAAGTACGGCCCCTACCTCGAAGTGATCGAGCCGGATGCCGACCCTGATGTGACGCCGCGCCGCGTCAACATTCCGCCGGATCTGGCCCCCGACGAGCTCACCGCGGCGAAGGCCCGCGAGCTCATCGACGCTCCTGTCGTGACCGATCGTGTGATCGGTGTCAATCCGGTCAACGGCAAGAACGTCGTTGCCAAAGATGGCCGCTTCGGACCGTACGTCACCGAGGTCGACCCCGAGCCGGCAGCCGATGCAACGGCGGCAACGGATGCCGCGGCTGCAGCCGCTACGACTGCGACCACGCTCGCCGATGGCAGTGTCGTCGACCCCGCCACCGGCGAAGTGTCAGAGGCTGCCGCGAAACCCAAGAAGAAGGCCCCGGCGAAGAAGGCGGCTACGGCTAAAGCGCGCACGGCATCCATCTTCAAGTCGATGGACCTCGCGACCATTGACCTCGACACCGCGCTGCGCCTGCTCGATCTGCCGCGCGTTGTCGGCAGTGATCCCGAAACCGGCACCGAGATTTTGGCGCAGAACGGTAAATTCGGCCCGTATCTGAAAAAGGGCGTCGACACCCGCTCGCTCACGAGCGAAGACCAGATCTTCGACATCGACCTGGCCGGTGCGATCGAACTCTACGCGCAGCCGAAGTACGGCGCCCGCCGGGCCTCGAGTGCGCTGAAGGAGTTCGAGGCGCCAGACCCCGAGAGCGGCAAGGCCATCAAGATCAAGGACGGCCGGTTCGGCGCCTATGTGACTGACGGCGTGACGAACGCGACGATCCCGAAGGCCGAGACGGTCGAAGACGTCGACTTCGACCGAGCCGTGCAGCTTCTTGCCGATAAGCGAGCCAAGGGCCCGGCGAAGAAGGCGCCGGCGAAGAAGGCCGCTGCGAAGAAGCCGGCCGCCAAGAAGGCACCGGCCAAGAAGGCACCGGCCAAGAAGGCACCGGCCAAGAAGGCTGCTGCAGGGAAGGCAGCGGTGACACGCGCGGCCGTCGTCAAGACTCCGGAAGAGAAGGCGGCGATCGCGGCGAAAGCGGCCGCGACCCGTGCGCGGAACGCCGCGACCAAGGCAGCGGAGGCCGGCGCCGCATCGTGA
- a CDS encoding alpha/beta hydrolase codes for MIRRRRALVALAAAVALTAGLSGCVSLFMPKPPPATSNPTSENVDPALQPFYSQILRWKACGSGMQCSTAKAPLNWKEPAAGTIDLALVRHVTTDGSRVGSLLVNPGGPGGSGYDFVKDSLSYAVDKRLEKSFDIVGFDPRGVGRSSAVACYDPAQMDQYLYSLTTAARGSDAWIAEMEADATKFGAACDAQTGPLLGEVDTVSAARDLDLLRAVLGDAKLYYLGYSYGTYLGATYAELYPEKVGRLALDGALDPAASNFDVTRVQAQGFESALRAYLKECLSGSSCPFTGTVDDAMVTIRALLASVDVSPLNNEDGRQLGASTLLTAIIYPLYQASAWPALSQMFESVMHGDASIAFEFADAYNGRNADGTYADNSTEAFNAINCLDYSYDDDPASMRAQAAEIEAAAPTIGTYMSFGDISCANWPFTSTVKRGEIHAPGAAPILVIGTTNDPATPYKWAQSLAKQLDSGHLVTYQGEGHTAYNKSNSCVNDAVDDYLIRGIVPAKDPLC; via the coding sequence ATGATCAGACGCCGTCGTGCACTCGTCGCACTGGCCGCAGCCGTGGCTCTCACCGCGGGACTCAGCGGCTGTGTGTCGCTGTTCATGCCCAAACCACCCCCCGCCACCTCGAACCCGACGAGTGAGAACGTCGACCCGGCGCTTCAGCCGTTCTACAGCCAGATACTCCGCTGGAAGGCGTGCGGTTCCGGCATGCAGTGCTCCACCGCGAAAGCGCCCCTGAACTGGAAAGAACCGGCAGCGGGCACCATCGACCTCGCTCTCGTGCGCCACGTGACCACCGATGGCAGCCGGGTCGGCTCACTGCTGGTGAACCCGGGCGGTCCGGGCGGGTCGGGCTACGACTTCGTCAAGGACTCGCTCAGCTACGCCGTCGATAAGCGGCTCGAGAAGAGTTTCGACATCGTCGGTTTCGACCCGCGCGGTGTCGGTCGGTCGTCGGCGGTGGCCTGTTACGACCCGGCGCAGATGGACCAGTACCTGTATTCGCTGACAACCGCGGCGCGCGGGTCGGATGCCTGGATCGCCGAGATGGAGGCGGACGCCACCAAGTTCGGTGCGGCCTGTGACGCGCAAACAGGCCCCCTACTCGGCGAGGTCGACACCGTGAGCGCCGCTCGCGACCTGGACCTACTGCGCGCCGTTCTCGGCGACGCCAAGCTTTACTACCTCGGCTACTCGTACGGCACCTACCTCGGCGCGACCTACGCCGAGCTCTACCCCGAAAAAGTTGGCCGTCTCGCGCTCGATGGCGCGCTTGATCCGGCGGCCAGCAACTTTGACGTGACGCGGGTGCAAGCGCAGGGCTTCGAAAGCGCGCTTCGGGCCTACTTGAAAGAGTGTTTGTCGGGGTCGAGCTGCCCGTTCACGGGCACCGTCGACGACGCGATGGTGACGATCAGGGCGCTGCTGGCATCCGTCGATGTGAGCCCTCTGAACAATGAGGATGGGCGGCAGCTCGGTGCCAGCACTCTGCTCACCGCCATAATTTATCCGCTCTACCAAGCCTCGGCCTGGCCCGCGCTCAGCCAGATGTTTGAGAGCGTGATGCACGGCGATGCGAGCATCGCGTTCGAGTTCGCCGACGCTTATAACGGCCGAAACGCCGACGGAACCTACGCCGACAACTCGACCGAGGCCTTCAACGCCATCAACTGCCTCGACTACAGCTACGACGACGATCCGGCGTCGATGCGCGCACAGGCCGCAGAAATCGAAGCCGCTGCGCCGACGATCGGTACGTATATGAGTTTCGGCGATATCAGCTGTGCCAATTGGCCGTTCACGTCAACAGTAAAGCGCGGTGAAATCCATGCGCCGGGGGCGGCGCCGATCCTCGTGATCGGCACGACGAATGACCCGGCAACCCCGTACAAATGGGCTCAGAGTCTCGCGAAGCAGCTCGACAGCGGGCATCTGGTCACCTATCAGGGCGAGGGCCACACGGCCTACAACAAATCAAATTCCTGCGTCAATGACGCCGTTGATGATTACCTGATCCGGGGCATAGTTCCCGCGAAGGACCCCCTCTGTTGA
- a CDS encoding Gfo/Idh/MocA family protein yields the protein MTHTLRWGILATGWIAHLFASDLRESGFAVQAVGSRTQEAADIFAAEFDIPTAHSSYDALVADPEVDIIYVSTPHPFHLANARLALNAGKHVLIEKPITLNAAEARELVDLAAANGVVIMEAMWTRFLPHMVRIREIIAAGTLGDVHSLIVDHTQNLSDDPEHRINSLELGGGALLDLGIYPISFAHELFGRPETILASASFKQTGADAQVATIFRYPDGQIASTLSASDTAGPNTAMILGTDGRIEIDTVWYSPTTMRVLDSDGTVLETFSADVNGRGMQFQADEIEQVIARGDLASTIMSPEESVSIMETLDTIREQIGLRYPGE from the coding sequence ATGACGCACACACTTCGCTGGGGGATACTGGCCACCGGTTGGATCGCCCACCTGTTCGCAAGTGACCTGCGTGAGAGTGGCTTCGCGGTTCAGGCCGTCGGGTCCCGCACGCAGGAGGCCGCCGATATCTTTGCGGCCGAGTTTGATATTCCGACGGCTCACAGCAGCTATGACGCACTCGTGGCCGACCCTGAAGTCGACATCATCTACGTGTCGACGCCGCATCCGTTTCACCTGGCGAATGCCAGACTCGCCCTCAACGCGGGCAAGCACGTTCTAATCGAGAAGCCGATCACTCTTAACGCTGCCGAGGCCCGCGAGCTCGTCGACCTGGCCGCAGCCAACGGCGTCGTCATCATGGAAGCGATGTGGACGCGTTTTCTGCCGCACATGGTGCGCATCCGCGAAATTATTGCTGCTGGAACCCTCGGCGACGTGCACAGCCTCATCGTCGATCACACACAGAACCTCTCCGACGACCCGGAACACCGAATCAACTCGTTGGAGCTCGGCGGCGGGGCACTACTCGACCTCGGAATCTACCCGATCTCATTCGCTCACGAGCTCTTCGGACGCCCCGAAACGATTCTGGCCAGCGCCAGCTTCAAGCAGACCGGGGCCGACGCGCAGGTCGCAACAATCTTCCGATACCCGGATGGCCAGATCGCGTCGACCCTGTCGGCCAGCGATACCGCGGGTCCGAACACCGCAATGATTCTGGGCACCGACGGTCGGATCGAAATCGACACGGTGTGGTACTCGCCCACCACCATGCGGGTTCTCGACAGCGACGGCACCGTGCTTGAGACGTTCTCGGCCGACGTGAACGGTCGAGGCATGCAATTCCAGGCTGACGAGATCGAGCAGGTGATTGCGCGCGGCGACCTCGCGAGCACGATCATGTCACCGGAGGAATCCGTCTCGATCATGGAAACGCTTGACACCATTCGCGAGCAGATCGGTCTGCGCTATCCGGGTGAGTAG
- a CDS encoding DUF4244 domain-containing protein has translation MARAWWERTGIRRVRRGDDAGAATAEYAVATMAAVGFAGLLIIILRGDEVRGILTELVRNALTVG, from the coding sequence ATAGCGAGGGCGTGGTGGGAACGCACCGGCATCCGACGGGTGCGGCGTGGCGACGACGCCGGCGCGGCGACCGCTGAATACGCCGTCGCCACGATGGCCGCGGTGGGTTTTGCCGGACTGCTCATCATCATTCTGCGGGGCGACGAGGTGCGCGGCATTCTCACCGAGCTGGTGCGCAATGCACTCACGGTGGGGTGA
- a CDS encoding Rv3654c family TadE-like protein yields MRRARKSRRDRSVEGEGGSGSLLAVGVLGATLALTVAVIPLYAVLAVTQQVQGAAAAAALAAADTASGLLPGIPCSVAARVATANGASIDSCAMDGLIASVVVSRGYLGFTLEGRARAGPPPSPQ; encoded by the coding sequence ATGCGCAGAGCGAGAAAGTCGCGCCGGGACAGGTCGGTTGAGGGTGAGGGAGGATCCGGCTCGCTTCTGGCCGTGGGGGTGCTTGGCGCGACCCTCGCGCTCACCGTGGCGGTCATTCCTCTGTATGCGGTGCTCGCGGTCACGCAGCAGGTGCAGGGCGCCGCGGCTGCGGCGGCGCTTGCTGCCGCCGACACGGCATCCGGACTTCTTCCGGGGATTCCGTGCTCGGTGGCCGCGCGGGTTGCGACGGCCAATGGGGCATCGATCGACTCCTGCGCGATGGATGGCCTGATCGCCTCGGTCGTGGTGAGCCGCGGCTACCTTGGCTTCACCCTCGAGGGACGGGCGCGGGCCGGACCGCCGCCCTCACCACAGTGA
- the dacB gene encoding D-alanyl-D-alanine carboxypeptidase/D-alanyl-D-alanine endopeptidase, with the protein MEESDAELNRRADSESPDAGTTDHSGAVGFVKRHRVASLIGASAVAFALLGTGAVFAGASTGSTPEPVAISTATASATPTPTPTATVPPRTVPGTESVASRLRTCSVAELATDPRLGSFQAQVVNANTGEILFDRGGSTPSRTASVLKVLTSAAALAVLGPDYRATTSVVRGTEPGQIVLVGGGDLTLSRTSTGEESTYAGAAHLDALAAQALAAWQADPANADQRISSLVLDSSMFGDPGWEPSWNRKELTDGYMPEITALQVDGDRDNPFRSTSERSDDPIGRAGEAFQRLLPGSIEVSRGTAPAGAAVLASVESQPVSTLIQQSLIVSDNALAEMLARLVAVKSGAGNTFAALNQSTIAGLAGYGIDTTGIVIADGSGLSDNNAVPPSYLTQLFRKINAREGNLGVIFDGLPVAGRSGSLSYSDRFSGASSVADGAVFAKTGWIDTGYTLSGIIHAADGTPLTFAVYALGDVSDNAKQAIDTITAAFFTCGDNLSNN; encoded by the coding sequence GTGGAAGAATCTGATGCTGAGCTGAACCGTCGTGCCGACTCCGAGAGCCCCGATGCGGGCACCACGGACCACTCCGGCGCAGTGGGATTTGTAAAGCGTCACCGCGTTGCAAGCCTGATCGGCGCTAGCGCCGTGGCATTCGCGCTGCTCGGCACCGGGGCCGTCTTCGCAGGTGCGTCGACTGGATCGACACCGGAACCCGTCGCGATCTCCACGGCCACGGCCTCGGCCACGCCGACCCCGACTCCGACCGCCACGGTTCCGCCGCGAACTGTGCCCGGAACCGAGAGTGTGGCCAGCCGCCTACGCACCTGCAGCGTCGCAGAGCTCGCGACAGACCCGCGGCTCGGCAGTTTTCAGGCTCAAGTCGTCAACGCCAACACCGGCGAGATTCTCTTCGATCGCGGGGGCAGCACGCCGTCGCGCACCGCGAGCGTGCTCAAGGTACTGACCTCGGCTGCGGCGCTGGCCGTACTCGGACCCGACTACCGAGCCACGACGTCAGTCGTCAGGGGAACGGAACCAGGCCAGATCGTTCTCGTCGGCGGGGGAGACCTCACCCTGTCGCGCACGAGCACTGGCGAGGAATCCACGTATGCCGGAGCGGCCCACCTCGACGCACTGGCCGCGCAGGCTCTCGCAGCATGGCAGGCCGACCCGGCCAACGCCGACCAGCGTATCTCGTCGCTCGTGCTTGATTCGTCGATGTTCGGTGACCCCGGCTGGGAGCCGAGTTGGAACCGCAAGGAACTCACCGACGGCTACATGCCAGAGATCACGGCCCTGCAGGTCGACGGCGACCGCGACAACCCTTTCCGCAGCACCTCGGAGCGGAGCGATGACCCAATCGGCCGCGCCGGCGAGGCCTTCCAACGGCTTCTCCCCGGGTCAATCGAGGTCTCGCGCGGCACAGCACCGGCCGGAGCGGCCGTGCTGGCCAGTGTGGAATCACAGCCCGTGTCCACCCTGATTCAGCAGTCCTTGATCGTCTCCGACAACGCACTCGCCGAAATGCTGGCCCGCCTCGTGGCTGTGAAGTCGGGCGCTGGCAACACCTTTGCGGCGCTGAACCAATCGACCATCGCCGGCTTGGCCGGCTACGGCATTGACACCACGGGCATCGTCATAGCCGACGGCTCTGGCCTGAGCGACAACAACGCGGTGCCGCCGAGCTACCTCACGCAGCTGTTCCGCAAGATCAACGCGCGGGAAGGCAACCTGGGCGTCATCTTCGACGGTCTGCCGGTGGCTGGCCGATCAGGTTCACTGTCGTACAGCGACAGGTTCAGCGGCGCCAGTTCGGTCGCCGACGGTGCTGTGTTCGCCAAAACCGGCTGGATCGACACCGGATACACGCTGTCAGGAATCATTCACGCCGCCGACGGCACACCGCTCACCTTCGCCGTTTACGCGCTTGGCGATGTGAGCGACAATGCCAAGCAGGCCATCGACACCATCACCGCCGCATTCTTCACCTGCGGCGACAATCTCTCGAACAACTAG